The sequence cccctgctccagagccctggctgcagcaacACTGGGGGGCTCCCAGTCCCTGGCACGCACTGGGCAGAGCACTGGGGCACAGGAGGATGGGCCCAGGGAGAGGGTGGGGGGTGCTGGTACCTCCTCCAGAGGGACCCACGATGGCCACGGTCTGGCAGGGGGGCAGGGTGAGGCTGAAGTCCTGCAGGACAGGGTAGCCAGGCCGGGTGGGGTaactgcagggagaggagcaggagctgcagggctgtggggacgTGGTGCCAATCCCCCTGCCCATGGGGTGGCTCAGAGCCATGGGGGCCAGGCAGGGGCCTGCTGGGACCCACCTGAAGGAGACGTGGTTGAAGGAGATGTGTCCAAGCAGGGAGTGGGCAGGGATGGTGGCCCCCCCCTGCAGGGGCACGAGGGGCTCCAGTCTCAGCAGCTCGAGGACACGGGCACCAGCACTCAGACCCCGCACCACCTGtggggggacagcagcagcacctcaggggCCCCCAGACCCCACCTCAGCCACAGGGAGGGTGGTgaaagcagccccagagccccaaaGCTGAATCGCCAGCCTCAGGGGGTGCCAGGAGCCCTCACCGCACCTACCTGGCCCATCAGGATGGAGATGCTGGCCAAGGACCTGGGATGCACAAGGGCAGAGGttgagctcagggctgtgcccaggcaggctgCGGGGTACAGGGGGTGCCAGGGGTTCTGGGGGCACCGCTGGGCCCCGCCCTGACCTTTGCACCGTCTGCAAGGCCACCAGGAAGGACATGAGGTCACCGGGCGAGAGCTGGTCTCCAGCCATCAGGGAGCCACCCACGAAGATGGTTCCCAGGACGATGCCTGTGGggtgggggcagagctggattTGAAGGGGTCATGCAGAAGGGGCATGGAGGAGGTCCTGCCCAAGGGAGCGCCACCCCAGGTCACGCTGTGTGACCCCCACTGACCGTTGAGCGCCAGGttggagagcccctggaagGCGGCGATGCCGAGTCCCAGCTGCTCGCTCAGGCGTCCGGCACGGTCCACCTCGGCACGGAACAGCCTGGGCCAGGGGTGGGCCGGGGTCCCCTCTGCCCCACGCCCACCACCCCCAGGCCCCAGCCTCGCCCTtaccctgcctgctgctcctccatggCGAAGGCGCGCACCGTCCGCACGTTGCCCAGCGCCTCGTCGGCCACCACGGTGGCCTTGGccacctgcggggacagcggggacatcgGAGACGCCCCACGCTGCGGCctcggggctggcagggcaggggctctcCGTGAGGGTTACCTGCTCCTGAGCCTGGCGGGACAGGCCGCGCAGGAAGGCGCCGATGAAGGCACCGGCACCCACGAGCGCCGGCAGCGCCACGAGCAGCAGCCCCGTGAGCTTGGGTGAGAGCAGGTACAGCGACACGAAGCAGCCGGCGGTCTGGGTGCCGCTGCGCAggccctggggggacacagaggcTGGGGGGACCGCCGGGCTGGCATAGGAGACAGCCGGGCTCACCTGGGACACAGCCGGGCTCACCTGGGAGAGGCCAGGCtcacctgggacacagctgggctggcccAGGAGATAGCCGGGCTCACGTGCGACACAGCCAGACTGGCATAGGAGATAGCCGGGCTCACCTGGGACCCAGCCAGGCTCACCTGGGACACAGCCGGGCTCACCTGGGAGACGGCCAGCTTGAAGGAAGACTTGAACTCCTGGATGTCAGCCGTCAGCCGTGTCACCAGCTGCCCCGTGCGCGTGGCGTCAAAGAAGgccacctcctgcctgcctgccaggggAGGGGTGGGTGGGGGGCCCCGGGCACCCCCTCTCCCGTGCCCCCCGTGCCAGGGTTACCTGAGCAGGGCGCTGAAGAGAGCCTTGCGCATGTTGCCAGCCACCCGCTCGCCCACGCGGGCCAGCAGCGCGATGTACCCGAAGGTCAGCAGGCCCTGCGGGACGGGGGGGTCAGCAGGGCCGGGGGgcacccccgggaccccccacGCCCCCTTTGGGGGGTCGGCACTCACCTGCAGGCAATAGACGGCGAGGAGGCGCAGGGCTGGGCGCCGCACCTCCCGCAGGTAGGTGGCCACGTGGCCGCGGGCACACCGCGCCACCACGTCCACCagctggcccagcagcaccGGGATGCGCACGTTGAGCAGGGCTGCgcccagtgccagctgtggggacacacggggacagggacaggactgtcatggcactgggacagcagcatGGGGTGCCACACCATTGCACCGGGACAGCGGGTGGCACACTGTGGCAATGGGACAGCGGgtggcctggcacagcaccaggacaCTGGGGGTCACACTTTGGCACGAGACAGTGAGTGTCACACCATGGCACTGGGACAGTGGGTGTCACACTGTGGCATAGGGACAGCGGGGGTCATGCCATGACACTGGGACAGTGGGTGTCACACTGTGGCATAGGGACAGCGGGGGTCATGCCATGACACCAGACAGTGGCTGTCTCATGTCAGCACTGGGATGGTGGCTGTCACACTGTGCCACCGGGACAGCACGTGTCACACAACAGCGGATACCAGGATGGTGGGTGTCACGCAATGGCAGCAGGACAGTGGCTGCCACACCCTGCGCAGGGACCGTGGCCATCACGCTGTGGCACCAGGACAGTGACAGGCAGTGGGATGGCAGGTGTCACACCGTGTCAGTGGGACAGTGGCCATCGTGCTGTGGCACCGGGGCAGTGTGTTACTCCACagcacaggtgtgacacagggacagtggggacaagGGCAGCCACGGCCACGCACTCGCCCTGCTCACCACGACAGCAGCCGAGAGTGCCAGGAGCTGCGGGCGCAGGAAGGTCCAGAACAGGGGCCAGTCAAAGGGGGTCTCCGGGGGGGGCTCTGGCGGCTCGGGAGCggcagagggacagcagggacagcagggacagcagggacagcagggacagtggtGGCCTCCTGGCAGCGCGCGGCCGTgcgcagcagccccagcagcacgCAGCCCGAGGCTGAGCCCACCAGGAGCAgccgccgcggggccgggggcgcggggggcggccgggggggCACGGCCAGCCCCAGGCGCCCCCCATACCTGAAACTGGGGAGAGGGGTGAGTGGAGCGAACCTGGAGGAGCCCCCAGGGATCAGCCCAGGCATCTCAGAATCCCACGTCCCCCCTCAGGAGTTGTGTTCCTGCCTCCAAGGGAgccaggaccccccaggaccgCCCGGGATGCCGGAGCCCAATGCCCCACCAGGAGTTGGGGTGTCCCCCCCCAAGGCCCGTGAGTCTGGGAAGCTGCCGGACGCCGCAGGCTGCAGAGTGCGAGCTCCCCGCCCCGCACCGCACCCAGAGGCGGGCTCGTACCCCCAGGGCGGCCCGGGGCTCCCCCGTACCTGCCCACGTGTTGCCCCCGCCCCGATTCCCGTCCCGCCGCTCCGGGAAGCCCCCGGACCCCTCAGCCTCCCGGGAGCCCCGGCCTCCCCGCGGTCCCCGCGCAGGGATCCGGGTGTCCGGGAGCCCCCGCGAGTTCCCGGCACCCCTGGCTCCCCCGCAGCCCGACTCgcacccccgggacccccgcgACCCCCgagccggggctgctcccagcaggagttGGGGTACCCAAGGGAGCCGAGGCTCCGGGATCCGCCCGGGATGCCCCGCACGCCCCGGTACCTGCGCCCCGGCACGGAGGGCGGCCGGAGCCGGGTCCAAGCGCCCGCCGCCCGCAGCAAGAGCACCGGCAGCGGCATGGCGGCTCCGGGcgggggcggctccgggggGCGGCaccgggcggcgcggggcgggcccggggcgggccggggcgggcccgggcgggCGGAGCGCCAACACCGCGGCCCGGGCCCTGCGCCGGCCCCCGACCCGcaccggccccgctccgccgcctcGGGCCCTTCCCGGGCTCCGCGCCCTGACCCCGCCGATCCCCGGGCCCGGCGCAGCCGTCCTCCCCGGGGCCGCCTCCGGGCCGCCGGACCCTCACCGGAACCCGCGGCGGAGCTCGGAGCGCGCCCCCGGCACCCCGACCCCGCCGCTGCCCGGGCTGCTGCCCGTTCGGCCAtggccggcggcggggcccggggcgggcgcggggccccTGAGCGCCCGGCAGCGGCGGGACCGGGCCGGCACCGAGCGCCAGGTGAGCAGGGACGGGGCGGCGCGTTCCGGGGCGGCGGAGCCCCGCTGTGCCCGGAGCGGGTCGCGCCGCTCCTCCCGGGGCCCCGCAGCCCGGCCGctgccccgggaccccccagccGGGCAGCGCGGGGCACCGGGCCGGTGTGTCCCCTGCGGCCGTGCCCGTCCCCACGTGTGGTGGTCCCGGGGCACTCGCGGGGTCACTGACGAGCCCCGTCCGTGTTCGTACGGCACAGCCATGTGTCACCACCGGGGTTCGTGTCACCAGGGGGTAtcaccctgccctgtccccacgGGCAGgtgcccgtgtcccctccccatgcGGAGTCGCGGGGGTCCCCGTGGCACAGGTGACGCTGGGGAAACGCACGTGTGTCCCGGCAGGGTCACCGGGGCCACTGCCGGGCCCGCCGTGTCCCTCGGGTGCCGCgtcccctgggctgtgtccccgGCCCCGGGGGTGTCCCGGCCGCCCGGCCCGGGGATCCCCCGGCCCCCCCACCGTTCACCCTCCGGGGCTATTTTCGGGCTCCGCGGGTATTTTTGGCCTCGCGATGCGGGGCGGGTTGGGGACGGGCCGTGCCGATGTCACCCGCCGGGACACCCGATCCCGGGGGACGCGgccgctgtccccaggggctgttgCACAAGTGGGGTCGCGTCCCTCTTGCTGCACCAGCCCCGCGCCGTGAGTCAGCCCCGGACACGTGGGGCCGGACGGTGTCACCCGCGGCCACCGGCCCGGCCGGACACGGGCTGCGGCCACCGCGGGGGACGCTGGTGACGCGCGGCGCTGCGGGGCGGCGGTAAGGGCACCGGGGGGGTGGACGGGGGATCCCGTCCCCTTCCAGGAGTGGGGGTCCCACCCTTCCCCAGGGGGTGATGGTCCCATCCAagggtttggggtcccttcTGAGAGTTTTGGGTCCCTTCCTCCCCTGTGGGGGGGCGTCCTCCTGCCCCAAGGTCCggggtcctgccctgccccacagggGTGGGGGGTCCAGTCCTTCCCCGGGCGGGGTCCGCAAGGCATCGAGAGACCGCCAGGGCTCGGGACTTGTCCTGAGCTGGTCCGGGCTCGGGGGCGGTGTGTCCGTGGGGAGCGGGGTCTGCGGGCTGTCTGTGACACACGAGTGCGTGGGGAAGGGGCTCTGTGTGGAGGAAGGGGGTGGGGGCTGTGGACACACACGGGTCCGTGGGGAGAGGCGTCCCCCCCCACTcgggctgggcagcacagcgTGGCccggggagggctgggggagtATTGGGGTCCCTGGGACCTTGCAGGGGGTCCCTCCCGGGGAGCCCTGCGGGGTCGCGGCAGGCTCCGGCACTGGCCTGGCCGGTGGGACAGGACGGGCCGGTGGCAGCTGCGGTGTCACCTGCCCGCGGCCGGGGCCAGCTCAGGCCGCCCGAATTCGGGGCACGCGGGCGGCGCTGCGGCACCCCAGCGGCATTTCCGGTGCCCCACATCTGCCCCCGAGCCCTCCGccccccgccggccccggggcggcggcCCCATGGCGGCGGTGGGCGctcaccttccccagcaggTGATGGcggagcagggagaggaggacCGGGACTACCGGGAGTACCGGCGGCTGGAGGACTGCGAGGAGGACTCGCCCCccggcgaggaggaggaggagcagctgctgctgcacgtCACTGAAGGACCGACAGGTACTGGGGTGCCGTCTGGCGCGGGATCCGCGTCCCATGGGCTGTTTGGGGACCCAGGAGGTGTTTCTGGGTCCTGGGTGGGgcgcgggggtcccgggggggggCCGGTACCGCATTCCCACCTGACCCCCCCgtgtttttccccccagacTCGTGGCACCACATTAAGGACCTGGACAGTTTCTTCACTAAGATATCCTGGCACGGCccctgctggcactgtgggggagggggggagcaTGGGGTGactctggggatggagggggatgACACGGGGGGTCCATCACCCCTTCATAGTGTCCTTAACCCCCCCACACATCTACCAGTTCCACCAGAGGAATGGCTTTGCCTGCGTGCTGCTCTCGGacgtgctggagctgctgtaaGTGATGCCGCGTTGTTGTCACCGTGCGGTGCCAGGCGGCCGTGAGTGACCCCGGGCTCCTGCTGACCCCCCGTGCTCCCAGGCAGTTCCTGTTCGTGGTCACCTTCAGCACGTTCCTGCTGTGCTGCGTGGACTAC comes from Camarhynchus parvulus chromosome 2, STF_HiC, whole genome shotgun sequence and encodes:
- the ABCB8 gene encoding LOW QUALITY PROTEIN: ATP-binding cassette sub-family B member 8, mitochondrial (The sequence of the model RefSeq protein was modified relative to this genomic sequence to represent the inferred CDS: inserted 1 base in 1 codon) — protein: MPLPVLLLRAAGAWTRLRPPSVPGRSFRYGGRLGLAVPPRPPPAPPAPRRLLLVGSASGCVLLGLLRTAARCQEATTVPAVPAVPAVPAVPXAAPEPPEPPPETPFDWPLFWTFLRPQLLALSAAVVLALGAALLNVRIPVLLGQLVDVVARCARGHVATYLREVRRPALRLLAVYCLQGLLTFGYIALLARVGERVAGNMRKALFSALLRQEVAFFDATRTGQLVTRLTADIQEFKSSFKLAVSQGLRSGTQTAGCFVSLYLLSPKLTGLLLVALPALVGAGAFIGAFLRGLSRQAQEQVAKATVVADEALGNVRTVRAFAMEEQQAGLFRAEVDRAGRLSEQLGLGIAAFQGLSNLALNGIVLGTIFVGGSLMAGDQLSPGDLMSFLVALQTVQRSLASISILMGQVVRGLSAGARVLELLRLEPLVPLQGGATIPAHSLLGHISFNHVSFSYPTRPGYPVLQDFSLTLPPCQTVAIVGPSGGGKSTVAALLERFYEPTAGTITLDGHDIAGLDPSWLRGQVIGFISQEPVLFGTTIMENIRFGKPGASDAEVYEAARLADADGFIRSFPEGYNTVVGERGTALSGGQKQRIAIARALLKDPAVLILDEATSALDAQAELAVQAALERAAAGRTVLLIAHRLSTIRGAHLIAVLARGRVAEAGTHEELLRRGGLYAELIRRQTKEGS